A genomic region of Planococcus kocurii contains the following coding sequences:
- a CDS encoding transcriptional regulator — MTSNFDLMKLIADPKIEAILYSIQAVDKTVKEIASELDDKPSRLYYPIQKLLDTGLIQVSEEKQVGNLIEKYYSSRQLFATNEEFMSIEGELARTNSAALLSHMFLTFNKGANLLKADLEDTGETRAMYREATVSLTHSEWLKINEEIEKLISKRSSTDDKTNYTFSILTYETDAKASKPKKA, encoded by the coding sequence ATGACGAGTAATTTTGATTTGATGAAATTGATTGCTGACCCTAAAATAGAGGCGATTTTGTACTCGATTCAAGCTGTAGACAAAACTGTGAAAGAAATTGCTAGTGAATTGGATGACAAGCCTTCGAGGCTGTATTACCCGATCCAAAAGCTTTTGGATACAGGACTTATTCAAGTGAGTGAAGAAAAACAAGTTGGTAACTTAATCGAAAAATATTACTCTTCTCGTCAATTGTTCGCTACTAACGAAGAATTTATGAGCATTGAAGGAGAACTAGCTCGCACAAATTCGGCGGCGCTACTATCTCATATGTTTCTAACCTTCAACAAAGGCGCGAATTTGCTGAAGGCTGATTTAGAAGACACAGGTGAAACGCGTGCCATGTACCGAGAAGCGACAGTTTCTCTCACACATTCCGAATGGCTGAAGATCAATGAGGAAATCGAAAAATTGATCAGTAAGCGCTCTTCTACAGATGACAAGACAAACTATACGTTTTCTATCCTAACTTATGAAACAGACGCAAAAGCCAGTAAGCCTAAAAAAGCTTAA